The following proteins are encoded in a genomic region of Mycobacterium sp. 155:
- a CDS encoding Fur family transcriptional regulator, with translation MTLWRDELRAAGLRVTEARLAVLAEVGESPHAAVDEIIAGARDRIGSLSVQAGYNVVYALTKAGLLRRIEPAGSPARYEIETNDNHHHVVCRQCGAIVDIECAVASAPCLRIDAEIGFVIDEAEVTFWGTCPECQVGNSTTDRRFA, from the coding sequence ATGACGCTTTGGCGGGACGAGTTGCGGGCGGCTGGGTTGCGGGTGACCGAGGCGCGGCTCGCGGTGCTCGCCGAGGTGGGTGAGTCGCCACACGCCGCCGTCGACGAGATCATCGCCGGCGCGCGTGACCGCATCGGATCGCTGTCGGTACAGGCCGGATACAACGTGGTGTATGCGCTGACGAAGGCGGGTCTGCTGCGCCGGATCGAACCGGCCGGCTCGCCCGCGCGCTACGAAATTGAGACCAACGACAACCACCACCACGTGGTGTGCCGTCAGTGCGGCGCGATCGTAGACATCGAATGCGCTGTTGCGAGCGCGCCGTGCCTGCGCATCGACGCCGAGATCGGCTTCGTGATCGACGAGGCCGAAGTGACTTTTTGGGGCACGTGTCCCGAATGCCAAGTCGGTAACAGCACCACTGATCGGAGATTCGCATGA
- a CDS encoding catalase, whose amino-acid sequence MTATESTGSTTGTGAPAASDRNSLTVGSNGPIVLHDVHFLEQMAHFNRERVPERSPHAKGSGAFGVLEVTEDVSQYTKAALFQKGANTDLLVRFSTVAGEQGSPDTWRDVRGYAMKFYTSEGNYDIVGNNTPVFFLRDPIKFPHFIRSQKRLPDSGLRSAQMQWDFWTLNPESAHQVTYLMGRRGLPRTWRHMNGYGSHTYMWVNAAGEKFWVKYHFHTHQGEEFLTNAEAAALSGADADFHRRDLFDAIARGDYPSWRVSVQVMPYAEAADYRFNPFDLTKVWPHADYPLIPLGIYTLNRNPENFFAQIEQAAFSPGNTVPGTGLSPDKMLLGRAFAYADAQRNRIGTNFHQLPVNQPRAGVPVNTYLFDGQMTYHHCGAAAVYAPNSIGRPWSDDTGPAEDGWEADGELLRAAYALHAEDDDFGQAGTLVRQVWDDAQRDAAVSQVAGALGAVTGEVLDRALQYWRNIDSELGARIEKAVRQGD is encoded by the coding sequence ATGACCGCAACAGAATCCACGGGCTCGACCACCGGCACCGGTGCTCCGGCCGCGAGTGATCGCAACTCACTGACCGTCGGATCCAACGGCCCGATTGTGCTGCACGATGTGCACTTCCTGGAGCAGATGGCGCATTTCAACCGGGAACGTGTGCCTGAGCGCAGCCCGCACGCCAAGGGTTCGGGCGCTTTCGGCGTCCTCGAGGTCACCGAGGATGTCTCGCAGTACACCAAGGCCGCCCTGTTCCAGAAGGGTGCCAACACCGACCTGCTGGTCCGCTTCTCTACCGTCGCCGGCGAGCAAGGCAGTCCGGACACGTGGCGCGACGTCCGTGGCTACGCGATGAAGTTCTACACGTCCGAAGGTAACTACGACATTGTCGGCAACAACACCCCGGTGTTCTTCCTGCGCGACCCGATCAAGTTCCCACACTTCATCCGCAGCCAGAAACGTCTGCCGGATTCAGGGTTGCGCTCGGCCCAGATGCAGTGGGACTTCTGGACGTTGAACCCCGAATCCGCCCACCAGGTCACCTATCTCATGGGCCGCCGCGGGCTGCCCAGGACGTGGCGGCATATGAACGGCTACGGCTCACACACCTATATGTGGGTCAACGCGGCAGGCGAGAAATTCTGGGTCAAGTATCACTTCCACACCCATCAGGGCGAAGAGTTCCTCACCAACGCCGAGGCCGCGGCCTTGTCGGGTGCAGATGCCGACTTCCACCGCCGGGATCTGTTCGACGCCATCGCCCGGGGTGACTACCCGAGTTGGCGGGTCTCGGTACAGGTGATGCCCTACGCCGAAGCGGCCGACTACCGGTTCAATCCGTTCGATCTGACCAAGGTGTGGCCGCACGCCGACTACCCGTTGATCCCGCTGGGCATCTACACGCTCAACCGCAACCCGGAGAACTTCTTCGCCCAGATCGAACAGGCCGCATTCTCGCCGGGTAACACCGTGCCCGGTACCGGACTGTCGCCGGACAAGATGCTGCTCGGCCGGGCCTTCGCTTATGCAGACGCCCAGCGGAACCGGATCGGTACCAACTTCCACCAGCTACCGGTGAACCAGCCACGTGCAGGCGTGCCAGTCAACACCTATCTATTCGACGGTCAGATGACCTACCACCACTGCGGTGCGGCAGCGGTATATGCGCCGAACAGCATCGGGCGCCCCTGGTCGGACGATACCGGCCCGGCCGAGGACGGCTGGGAGGCTGACGGCGAGCTGTTGCGCGCGGCATACGCACTGCATGCGGAGGATGACGACTTCGGCCAGGCCGGCACCTTGGTGCGGCAGGTCTGGGACGACGCACAGCGGGATGCGGCCGTGAGTCAGGTGGCCGGCGCGCTGGGGGCGGTCACCGGTGAGGTGCTCGACCGAGCGCTGCAGTACTGGCGCAACATTGACAGCGAGCTGGGTGCGCGCATCGAGAAGGCTGTGCGCCAAGGGGACTGA
- a CDS encoding GNAT family N-acetyltransferase: MAELTRVRADELAALEFFSDCRPADLIPLAAQLRPLAAVPGEVLMRQGERAVSFLAIRVGHTDVVHTGDDGTTTVVQIGPGLIVGEIALLRDSPRTATVLAAEPLLGWVGDREAFATLLELPGMLDKLVRIARQRLAAFITPIPVQVRSGDWFYLRPVLPGDVERTMNGPVEFSGETLYRRFQSVRKPTKALLEYLFEVDYADHFVWVMTEGALGPVIADARFVRDEHDSTTAEVAFTVGDDYQGRGIGTFLMYALVVSAEYLGVQRFTARVLSDNYAMRHILDRLGADWHRDDLGVVSTEVVVPTPDTLPFPSTLIGQIRDATCQVIRAVSQ, encoded by the coding sequence GTGGCCGAACTGACCCGAGTCCGCGCCGACGAACTGGCTGCCCTGGAGTTCTTCTCCGACTGTCGGCCAGCGGATCTGATACCGCTGGCCGCGCAGTTGCGGCCGCTGGCGGCGGTGCCCGGTGAGGTCCTGATGAGGCAGGGCGAGCGTGCCGTGTCTTTCCTGGCGATCCGCGTCGGGCACACAGATGTCGTTCACACCGGTGATGACGGGACGACGACGGTTGTCCAGATCGGTCCGGGTCTGATCGTCGGGGAAATCGCCCTGCTGCGTGACTCGCCGCGAACCGCTACGGTCCTGGCCGCCGAGCCGTTGCTCGGGTGGGTTGGGGACAGGGAAGCGTTCGCCACCCTGCTCGAACTTCCCGGCATGCTCGACAAGCTGGTGCGGATCGCGCGGCAGCGGCTGGCGGCGTTCATCACCCCGATCCCGGTGCAGGTGCGGAGTGGGGACTGGTTCTATTTACGCCCCGTCCTGCCCGGTGATGTCGAACGCACCATGAACGGGCCTGTCGAGTTCTCCGGCGAAACCCTCTACCGGCGGTTCCAATCGGTGCGCAAGCCGACCAAGGCGCTGTTGGAGTATCTGTTTGAGGTGGATTACGCCGATCACTTCGTCTGGGTGATGACCGAAGGGGCCCTCGGTCCTGTGATCGCCGACGCTCGGTTCGTGCGGGACGAACACGATTCGACGACGGCGGAGGTGGCGTTCACCGTCGGTGACGACTATCAGGGTCGTGGCATCGGCACCTTCCTGATGTACGCGCTGGTGGTGTCGGCGGAATATCTTGGTGTTCAACGCTTTACCGCTCGCGTGCTGAGTGATAACTACGCCATGCGACACATACTCGACCGGCTCGGAGCCGACTGGCATCGCGACGACCTGGGTGTGGTGAGCACCGAAGTGGTTGTGCCGACCCCGGATACGTTACCGTTCCCGTCAACGCTCATCGGGCAGATCCGTGACGCCACATGTCAGGTCATCCGGGCGGTGAGCCAGTGA
- a CDS encoding LpqN/LpqT family lipoprotein, translated as MSQSLRSGGIAIAAVALAISLAGCGSGNKSQDTSKSTSTESSTATTTPDKQGPSGEPSPAASAGPNYTIVDYIRDNNLVQTAVHRGDPGTPALDLPVPPGWSPAGDKTPEWAWDAIVSDDPEFAADPPSVIALMSRLTGNVDPAKILEYAPNEIKNLPGYEALGDGSSSTLGGFQAFQFGGGYVREGVKRVVAQKTVVIPGQDGLYVLQLNADGLEDQMGALLDATAVIDEQTTITP; from the coding sequence ATTTCGCAGTCCCTGCGGTCTGGCGGCATCGCCATCGCCGCTGTCGCGCTCGCCATCTCGCTAGCCGGCTGCGGTTCCGGCAACAAGTCGCAGGACACCAGCAAGTCGACGTCTACTGAAAGCAGCACCGCGACAACGACGCCGGACAAGCAGGGCCCAAGCGGCGAACCGTCGCCAGCAGCCTCCGCTGGCCCCAACTACACCATCGTCGACTACATCCGGGACAACAATCTGGTCCAAACTGCGGTCCACCGCGGTGATCCGGGCACGCCGGCACTGGATCTGCCGGTTCCGCCCGGTTGGTCGCCGGCCGGTGACAAGACGCCGGAATGGGCTTGGGACGCGATCGTCTCCGACGACCCAGAGTTCGCGGCAGATCCGCCGTCGGTCATCGCACTGATGTCCAGGCTGACCGGCAACGTCGACCCCGCGAAGATCCTTGAGTACGCGCCGAACGAGATCAAAAACCTGCCCGGCTACGAGGCACTGGGCGACGGCTCCAGCAGCACCCTCGGCGGGTTCCAAGCGTTCCAGTTCGGCGGCGGCTACGTGCGCGAGGGCGTCAAGCGGGTGGTCGCCCAGAAGACCGTGGTGATCCCCGGCCAGGATGGCCTGTATGTGTTGCAGCTCAACGCAGATGGGCTTGAAGACCAGATGGGTGCGCTGCTCGATGCCACCGCCGTGATCGACGAGCAGACCACCATCACGCCCTGA
- a CDS encoding DUF5642 family protein produces the protein MVVRKAAAALAMTWGVTACAGPPAPSTVPTSLTTVGPAMMNPARIDRVRQNLPTGYEIAAIDKRVTPMALWGFGSQWTADPPQCAALAAPAVDPATARGWSGSGPGGIVYAVVARTTAQQDPALGEQCEEWSVSGGHSNGTVMTVAAPAIPDARTTGMTTAISTVVEGGNETRSHADTFTADLGEFHCFVTVVADPGSPSPPLGADFAADLLVKTVSAMRG, from the coding sequence GTGGTCGTGCGGAAAGCGGCGGCCGCATTGGCCATGACGTGGGGTGTGACGGCGTGTGCTGGACCGCCTGCACCGAGCACGGTGCCCACGTCGTTAACGACCGTCGGCCCGGCCATGATGAATCCGGCGAGGATCGACCGAGTGCGCCAGAATCTGCCCACCGGCTATGAGATCGCCGCGATTGACAAGCGCGTCACACCGATGGCCCTTTGGGGATTCGGCTCACAGTGGACGGCCGATCCGCCGCAGTGCGCGGCGTTGGCAGCACCGGCGGTGGATCCGGCCACCGCACGCGGTTGGTCGGGTTCGGGTCCGGGCGGAATCGTCTATGCCGTCGTGGCGCGGACAACGGCGCAACAGGATCCGGCTCTCGGCGAACAGTGCGAAGAGTGGTCTGTCAGCGGCGGCCACAGCAACGGCACGGTGATGACCGTTGCCGCACCAGCCATCCCCGATGCCCGCACCACCGGCATGACGACCGCGATCTCGACCGTCGTCGAGGGTGGCAACGAAACCCGTTCGCACGCCGACACGTTCACCGCCGATCTGGGTGAGTTTCACTGCTTCGTCACCGTCGTCGCCGACCCGGGCTCGCCGTCCCCGCCACTCGGCGCGGACTTCGCTGCGGACCTGTTGGTGAAAACGGTGTCGGCGATGCGTGGCTGA
- a CDS encoding DUF5642 family protein translates to MPNRNVLPVIAGTVVSACTLVACSHSDKQAYPNADIANVTQVKTDFGPEFKVTDIAPTGIDPKILAPQKIPPGMAFEPADCSKFAEGQTFPPGLKGNMAASVAEGAGQRFIVLAVETSEPIPVNHPGDECKQVKFAGPGSRGQVDVVEAPKIDGVPTLGTHRVVQTWVQGHSRTGELYNYVASFGPYLVIVTANPLVLPEKPVTPVDTGKARDLLTAAVAAVKG, encoded by the coding sequence ATGCCGAACCGGAACGTGCTACCTGTCATCGCAGGCACCGTCGTCAGTGCCTGCACTTTGGTGGCCTGCAGTCACTCGGACAAGCAGGCGTATCCCAATGCCGACATCGCCAACGTGACCCAGGTGAAGACGGATTTTGGGCCCGAGTTCAAGGTGACGGACATCGCGCCCACGGGGATCGATCCGAAAATACTTGCGCCACAGAAGATCCCGCCAGGAATGGCCTTTGAGCCCGCTGACTGCTCGAAATTCGCCGAAGGGCAGACTTTTCCCCCCGGGCTCAAGGGCAATATGGCCGCCTCGGTGGCCGAGGGGGCCGGTCAGCGGTTCATCGTGCTCGCCGTGGAAACCTCCGAGCCGATCCCGGTGAACCACCCCGGTGACGAGTGTAAGCAGGTGAAGTTCGCCGGACCGGGTTCGCGCGGGCAGGTGGACGTGGTCGAGGCGCCGAAGATCGACGGCGTACCCACTCTCGGCACGCACCGGGTGGTGCAGACCTGGGTTCAGGGGCATTCCCGGACCGGCGAGCTGTACAACTACGTGGCGAGCTTCGGGCCCTACCTCGTGATCGTCACCGCCAACCCGCTGGTGCTGCCCGAGAAGCCGGTGACGCCCGTCGATACCGGAAAGGCGCGTGACCTGCTGACCGCCGCGGTCGCCGCGGTTAAGGGCTGA
- a CDS encoding alpha-ketoglutarate-dependent dioxygenase AlkB, with translation MELALQGSLFEHAERRRLGNGAWVELRSGWLPDADSLFEDLMDTIPWRAEQREMYDRVVDVPRLVSFHHLVNEPVPHPRLKQIRRRLNDTYGGELGEPFTTAGLCMYRDGNDSVAWHGDTIGRGRTEDTMVAIVCLGATRVFALRPRGGGHALRLQHRHGDLLVMGGSCQRTWEHSIPKTSRLVGPRISIQFRPHGVR, from the coding sequence ATGGAGCTGGCGCTGCAAGGCTCGCTGTTCGAGCACGCGGAACGTCGCAGACTCGGCAATGGGGCCTGGGTGGAGCTGCGTTCCGGTTGGCTGCCCGACGCTGATTCGCTGTTCGAGGACCTGATGGACACCATCCCATGGCGCGCCGAGCAGCGCGAGATGTACGACCGGGTGGTCGACGTACCTCGGCTGGTCAGCTTTCACCATCTGGTCAACGAACCGGTGCCGCATCCCCGGCTCAAGCAGATCCGGCGCCGGCTCAACGACACCTACGGCGGTGAGCTCGGCGAACCGTTCACGACCGCCGGGCTGTGCATGTACCGCGACGGCAACGACAGCGTGGCATGGCATGGGGACACCATCGGCCGCGGGCGCACCGAGGACACCATGGTGGCCATCGTATGCCTCGGTGCGACAAGGGTTTTCGCGCTGCGCCCACGCGGTGGCGGGCATGCACTGCGGTTACAGCACCGGCACGGCGACCTGCTGGTCATGGGTGGCTCATGCCAGCGCACCTGGGAGCATTCGATACCGAAGACCAGCAGGCTGGTCGGTCCGCGGATCAGCATCCAGTTCCGGCCGCACGGCGTGCGCTGA
- the soxR gene encoding redox-sensitive transcriptional activator SoxR: MDTHELTPGELARRSGVAVSALHFYEREGLINSRRTSGNQRRYARETLRRVAFIRMSQRLGIPLARIREALATLPTDRVPTSKDWAKLSAGWRQDLDDRILHLQRLRDNLTGCIGCGCLSLKTCLLTNPGDVLAGQGPGASRL, translated from the coding sequence ATGGACACGCACGAGCTGACTCCGGGCGAGCTGGCCCGCCGGAGCGGCGTGGCGGTCTCAGCTCTGCACTTCTACGAACGCGAAGGGCTCATCAACAGCCGTCGCACGTCAGGCAACCAGCGCCGATACGCCCGCGAGACACTGCGCCGGGTGGCGTTCATCCGAATGTCACAGCGCCTCGGCATCCCGCTGGCCCGGATCCGCGAAGCGCTCGCCACCCTGCCCACCGACCGGGTACCGACCAGCAAGGACTGGGCCAAACTTTCGGCGGGCTGGCGGCAGGATCTCGACGACCGCATCCTGCATCTACAACGTTTGCGGGACAATCTGACCGGCTGCATCGGCTGCGGCTGCCTGAGCCTGAAAACCTGCCTGCTGACCAACCCCGGGGACGTGTTGGCCGGGCAGGGCCCGGGAGCCTCTCGCCTCTGA
- the arcA gene encoding arginine deiminase: MLRVTVLVVADVVLGSNSEVGTLRVAILHRPGPELQRLTPRNNDALLFDGLPWVSKAQQEHDAFAELLRSRGVEVLLLADLLTEALASGAARMHGISAAVDGRRLGLPLAQELSVYLRTLGPTALAHVLMAGMTFNELPFSGSEISLVRRMHHGGDFVIDPLPNLLFTRDSSIWIGPRVAIPSLALPARVRETSLTDLIYAHHPRFLGVRRAYESRSAPVEGGDVLLLAPGVIAVGVGERTTPAGAEALARSLFDDDLAHTVLAVPIAQERAQMHLDTVCTMVDVDAVVMYPNIVDSLSAFTIHREDRGVRIDDAVPFVRAAAEAMGIDKLRVIDTGLDPVTAEREQWDDGNNTLAVAPGVVVAYERNAQTNARLADSGIEVLAIAASELGTGRGGPRCMSCPAARDPL; encoded by the coding sequence ATGCTTAGGGTTACCGTTCTCGTTGTGGCTGACGTTGTGCTGGGCTCCAACTCCGAGGTTGGCACGCTGCGGGTTGCTATTTTGCATCGCCCGGGGCCTGAACTGCAGCGACTGACGCCGCGCAACAACGATGCCCTGCTGTTCGACGGCCTGCCGTGGGTCTCCAAGGCGCAGCAGGAACATGACGCTTTCGCCGAGCTGCTGCGCTCGCGCGGCGTCGAGGTGCTGTTGCTGGCCGACCTGCTCACCGAGGCGCTTGCCAGCGGTGCGGCCCGGATGCACGGCATATCGGCTGCAGTGGACGGGCGCCGCCTGGGTCTGCCTCTGGCGCAGGAACTCTCGGTTTACCTGCGGACTCTGGGGCCCACCGCGCTGGCGCACGTGCTGATGGCAGGCATGACGTTCAACGAATTGCCGTTCAGTGGTTCGGAGATCTCGCTGGTGCGGCGAATGCACCACGGCGGCGACTTCGTCATCGACCCACTGCCGAACCTGCTGTTCACCCGCGACTCGTCGATCTGGATCGGGCCGCGCGTGGCCATTCCGTCGCTGGCCCTGCCCGCGCGGGTGCGGGAGACCTCGCTCACCGACCTGATCTACGCCCACCATCCACGATTCCTCGGGGTCCGGCGAGCCTACGAATCTCGGTCGGCCCCGGTCGAGGGTGGCGATGTGCTGCTGTTGGCCCCCGGTGTCATCGCGGTGGGAGTGGGGGAGCGTACGACGCCCGCCGGCGCGGAAGCCTTGGCGCGCAGCCTGTTCGATGACGATCTCGCCCACACGGTCCTCGCGGTGCCGATCGCCCAGGAGCGGGCCCAGATGCACCTGGACACCGTCTGCACGATGGTCGACGTCGATGCCGTGGTGATGTACCCGAACATTGTGGATTCGTTGTCTGCGTTCACCATTCACCGTGAAGACCGTGGCGTGCGGATCGACGACGCAGTGCCGTTCGTCCGCGCCGCCGCCGAGGCGATGGGCATCGACAAGCTGCGGGTGATCGACACCGGGCTGGACCCTGTCACCGCCGAACGTGAGCAGTGGGACGATGGCAACAACACCCTGGCGGTCGCGCCGGGTGTGGTGGTCGCCTACGAGCGCAATGCCCAAACCAACGCGCGGCTTGCCGATTCCGGTATCGAGGTGCTGGCGATCGCGGCCTCGGAGCTGGGCACCGGACGCGGCGGGCCGCGCTGCATGTCGTGCCCGGCCGCTCGGGACCCGCTCTAG
- a CDS encoding dolichyl-phosphate-mannose--protein mannosyltransferase, with translation MTATATETPTAQDAVPLISPAPLIPPADFGPVDRLQGWAMTAVIAALAAVSRFLNLGSPTDAGTPIFDEKHYAPQAWQMLFNHGVEDNPGYGLVVHPPVGKQLIALGEALFGYNGVGWRFSGAVCGVILVVLVARIARRISRSTLVGGIAGLLLIADGATFVASRTALLDGFQVLFVVAAFGALMVDRDQVRERMYIAYAEGRIAETPWGPRLGVRWWRFGAGVLLGLACATKWSGLYYVMFFGVMTLALDVVARRQYKVPQPWQGVLRRDLGPAVYALGLIPFGVYFASYGPWFASETAVDRHEVGQSIGPDSLLPLPDAIRSLWHYTYTVYHFHAGLTNAAGNHHPWESKPWTWPMSLRPVLYAIDNHDVPGCGAQSCVKAVMLAGTPAMWFIAVPVIGWALWRAVIRRDWRYAVVLVGYAAGFLPWFADIDRQMYFFYAVVMAPFMVLAIALILGDILYKPHQNPERRTLGLMVVCGYVALVITNFAWMYPILTGLPISQGTWNLEIVLPSWR, from the coding sequence GTGACCGCCACCGCCACCGAGACCCCGACGGCGCAGGACGCGGTTCCGCTCATAAGCCCGGCGCCGCTGATTCCGCCCGCCGATTTCGGGCCGGTCGACCGGCTGCAGGGTTGGGCGATGACGGCCGTGATCGCCGCGCTGGCCGCGGTCAGCCGGTTCTTGAACCTCGGCTCGCCGACCGACGCCGGCACGCCGATCTTCGACGAGAAGCACTACGCGCCGCAGGCCTGGCAGATGCTGTTCAACCACGGGGTCGAGGACAATCCTGGCTACGGCCTGGTGGTCCACCCTCCGGTCGGCAAGCAGTTGATCGCCCTCGGTGAGGCGCTGTTCGGCTACAACGGCGTGGGGTGGCGTTTCTCGGGCGCGGTGTGCGGGGTGATCCTCGTGGTTCTCGTGGCCCGGATTGCGCGGCGGATCAGCCGTTCGACGCTGGTCGGCGGGATCGCCGGCCTGCTGCTGATCGCAGACGGGGCCACCTTCGTCGCGTCCCGCACCGCGCTGCTGGACGGATTCCAAGTGCTGTTCGTGGTCGCGGCCTTCGGCGCCCTCATGGTCGACCGCGATCAGGTGCGGGAACGCATGTACATCGCCTATGCCGAGGGCCGGATCGCCGAGACGCCATGGGGCCCGCGCCTGGGAGTCCGGTGGTGGCGGTTCGGCGCAGGGGTCCTGCTAGGTCTGGCCTGCGCCACGAAGTGGTCCGGGCTGTACTACGTGATGTTCTTCGGTGTGATGACGCTGGCGCTCGACGTCGTCGCGCGCAGGCAGTACAAGGTGCCACAACCGTGGCAGGGCGTGCTGCGACGCGATCTGGGGCCGGCGGTGTACGCGCTGGGCCTCATCCCGTTCGGGGTGTACTTCGCTTCGTACGGGCCGTGGTTCGCTTCCGAGACCGCCGTCGATCGCCACGAGGTCGGACAGTCGATCGGCCCGGATTCGCTGCTGCCGTTGCCCGATGCGATCCGCTCACTGTGGCATTACACGTACACGGTCTACCACTTCCACGCCGGGCTGACGAATGCCGCGGGCAACCACCATCCCTGGGAATCCAAGCCGTGGACCTGGCCGATGTCGCTACGGCCCGTGCTGTACGCGATCGACAACCACGATGTGCCGGGCTGCGGAGCGCAGTCGTGCGTCAAGGCGGTGATGCTCGCGGGCACCCCGGCCATGTGGTTCATCGCGGTGCCGGTCATCGGCTGGGCGTTGTGGCGGGCCGTCATCCGCCGCGACTGGCGCTACGCCGTGGTGCTTGTCGGCTACGCGGCGGGTTTTCTGCCCTGGTTCGCCGATATCGACCGGCAGATGTACTTCTTCTACGCCGTGGTGATGGCGCCGTTCATGGTGCTGGCCATCGCACTGATCCTCGGCGACATCCTGTACAAGCCACACCAGAACCCCGAGCGCCGAACGCTGGGCCTGATGGTGGTGTGCGGCTATGTTGCGCTGGTCATCACCAACTTCGCGTGGATGTACCCGATTCTCACCGGGCTGCCGATCTCCCAGGGCACGTGGAACCTGGAGATCGTGCTGCCGAGTTGGCGGTAG
- the rsmI gene encoding 16S rRNA (cytidine(1402)-2'-O)-methyltransferase, translating to MTPGKLLIGATPLGQPSDASARLVAALADADIVAAEDTRRIRVLAQALGVTPKGRVLSFFDQNEAGRVPGLVEEIAAGATVLVVSDAGMPLINDPGYRLVAACIEAGWPVSCLPGPSAVTTALAVSGLASDRFCFEGFAPRKQAARMAWLRSLAGELRTCVFFESPRRLADTLRDAVEMLGPQRRVVVCRELTKTHEEIKRGTLAELAEWAVDGVLGEITVVLAGATPSADLPTLIAEVEELVDAGARVKDACAEVIAAHPGAPSRRELYDAVLRARG from the coding sequence GTGACACCCGGGAAACTGCTGATCGGCGCGACGCCGTTGGGCCAGCCATCGGATGCCTCCGCCCGGCTGGTTGCGGCGCTGGCAGACGCGGATATCGTGGCCGCTGAGGACACCCGCCGGATCCGCGTGCTGGCGCAGGCGCTGGGCGTCACACCCAAAGGGCGGGTGCTGAGTTTCTTCGACCAGAACGAGGCCGGCCGGGTGCCGGGCCTGGTCGAGGAGATCGCCGCAGGGGCGACGGTGCTGGTGGTCAGTGACGCCGGGATGCCGTTGATCAACGATCCGGGCTACCGGCTGGTGGCCGCGTGTATAGAAGCTGGGTGGCCCGTGTCTTGCCTGCCGGGCCCGTCGGCCGTGACGACCGCGCTGGCGGTGTCTGGGCTGGCGTCCGACCGGTTCTGCTTCGAGGGTTTCGCGCCGCGCAAGCAGGCCGCCCGCATGGCGTGGCTGCGCAGCTTGGCCGGCGAGCTGCGCACCTGCGTGTTCTTCGAATCCCCCCGCCGACTCGCCGACACCCTGCGCGATGCTGTCGAAATGCTGGGTCCGCAGCGACGCGTCGTCGTGTGCCGTGAACTCACCAAGACCCACGAGGAGATCAAGCGAGGCACACTGGCCGAGCTTGCCGAGTGGGCCGTCGACGGCGTGCTGGGGGAGATCACGGTGGTGCTCGCCGGTGCCACACCGAGCGCTGACCTACCCACCCTGATCGCCGAAGTCGAAGAGCTGGTCGACGCCGGAGCCCGGGTCAAGGATGCCTGCGCCGAGGTGATCGCGGCTCATCCGGGCGCACCGTCACGACGTGAGCTCTACGACGCCGTGCTGCGGGCCCGGGGCTGA